CGGGGGCGAGGTCGCCGTCGCGGACGGCGTCGCGCAGGGCGTTCCAGACGACGGCGCGGGTGAGCGGCTCGGGCAGTGCGGACAGACAGCTTCGGACGGTGTCGAAGGAGCGGTCGTCGAAGCGGATCTTGGCGTAGGTGAGGTCGCCGTCGTTGAGGAGGAGCAGGGCGGGGCGCTTGCCGAGGGGCTGGGGTTGGGTCTGGGGGATGTCGACGTCGAGGCGTTCGCGCAGGGTGAGGCGGGCGGGGCGGCTGTCGTCGTCGGCGAGGTCCTGGTCGTAGAGGCCGACGGTGATGCGGTGGGGGCGGGCGCCGTGCTGTGCGACGGTGAGGTGGTGGTCGCCGTTGCTGCCGGTGACGGTGGGGGTGAGGGTGTCGACGCCGGTGGTGCGCAGCCAGGCGTCGGCCCAGGCGTGGACGTCGCGGTCGGTGTGGGCGGCGAGGGAGTCGATGAAGTCGGCGAGGGCGGCGTTGGCGAACTTGTGGCGGGCGAAGTGGGTGTTGATGCCGGCCAGGAAGTCCTTCTCGCCGAGCCAGGCGACGAGTTGGCGCAGGGCGGAGGCGCCCTTGGCGTAGGAGATGCCGTCGAAGTTGAGGAGGGCGGCGGCGGTGTCGTCGACGTTCTCGGGGGCGACGGGGTGGGTGGAGGGGCGCTGGTCGGCGTCGTAGCCCCAGGCTTTGCGGGAGACGCCGAAGTCGGTCCAGGTGTCGGTGAAGCGGGTGGCTTCGGTGAGGGTCTGGTAGCCCATGTACTCGGCGAAGGACTCGTTGAGCCAGATGTCGTCCCACCAGCGCAGGGTGACGAGGTCGCCGAACCACATGTGGGCCATCTCGTGGGCGATGACCATGGCGCGGGTCTGGCGTTCGGCGTCGGTGACGGCGGAGCGGTAGACGAACTCGTCGCGGAAGGTGACGAGGCCGGGGTTCTCCATGGCGCCGGCGTTGAACTCGGGGACGAACGCCTGGTCGTAGGAGTCGAAGGGGTAGGGCTCCTCGAACTTCTCGTGGTAGCGGTCGAAGCACTGGCGGGTGATCTCGAGGAGTTCGTCGGCGTCGGCGTCGAGGTGGGGGGCGAGGGAGCGGCGGCAGTGGATGCCGAAGGGCAGGCCGCGGTGTTCGGTGGTGACGGAGTGCCAGGGTCCGGCGGCGACGGCGACGAGGTAGGTGGAGATGAGGGGGGTGGGGGCGGCCTGCCAGCGGCCTTCGCCGAGGTGTTCGGTGATGCCGTTGGCGAGGACGGTCCAGTGTTCGGGGGCCTTGACGGTGAGGTCGAAGACGGCCTTGAGGTCGGGCTGGTCGAAGGCGGTGAAGACGCGCTGGACGTCCTCCATGAACAGCTGGGTGTAGAGGTAGGTCTCGCCGTCGGTGGGGTCGGTGAAGCGGTGCATGCCCTCGCCGGTGCGGGAGTAGCGCATGCTCGCCTCGACGCGGAGTTCGTGGTCGCCTGCGGTGAGGTTCTTCAGGGGCAGCCGGTTGTCGTCCAGGGTCTCCGGGTCGAGGGGCTGGCCGTCGAGGGTGACGGAGCGCAGTTCGGCGGGCCTGACCTCGACGAAGGTGTCCCCGTGGGAGCGTGCGGCGAACCTGATGACGGTGTGGGACTCGAAGGTCTCCTCGCCGGTGGTCAGGTCGAGCTCGATCGTGTAGTGGTGGACGTCGAGGAGCTGGGCACGGCTTAGCGCTTCGTCGCGCGTCAGTACGGACATGAACGACATGCTGCCTGATACCGCAGGCCGGGCACAGGGGCGAGTCGTTACGCGGCGTATGTCCCCCCTGTGCTTCTCCTGTGCGCCGGAGCCGCCGTGGACGCCATGGACGCCGTAGACGCCGTAGACGCCGTAGAGGCCTAGAGGCCTTGGACGCCGTGGACGCCTGTCGGGATCAGCCGACGGAGTCGCGGACGGCGTCCTCCGCGATGCGTTCGTGGTGGCGGATGACCTCGCCGATGATGAAGTTCAGGAACTTCTCGGCGAACGCGGGGTCGAGCTTGGCGTTCTCGGCGAGGGTGCGCAGCCGGGCGATCTGGCGGGCCTCGCGGGCCGGGTCGGCGGGCGGCAGCTGGTGGCGGGCCTTGAGGTGGCCGACCTGCTGGGTGGCCTTGAAGCGTTCGGCGAGCATGTGCACGACCGCCGCGTCGATGTTGTCGATGCTGTCCCGCAGCCGGGCGAGCTCCTCGCGGACGGCGGGGTCGACGTCGCCGGTGCCGGGCGTGCCAGGGGTGTTGCTGGTGGTCATGGGCGTTCACCCTAGTGCGCGGTGTCCTCGTACAGTGGAACCGGGTGTACTGGGGTGCACGACGTCTTGGGGGTGCGGGCGTGGCCGACGGCGGACCGGTCGAGCACGGGTATCCGCATCTGGAGACGGTGCGGGAGGCTGTCACGGCGCTGTACCGGCGGTTGTCGTACGACACCGTCCAGCTGTTCGCGACCAGTGTGGCGCCGGGCGACGTGGCGTTCGGCGACGGCGACGATCTGCATCTGGGGGCGCAGCGGGTGGCCCGTGAGCTGGTGCGGCACTATCGGCTGCCGGATGCCCGGATGGTGGTCGCGTTCCGGGAGATGCAGCATGCGGCGAACGTGGAGCTGACGGCGGGGCCGGAGTACTTCATCGAGCTGAACGACCGGTTCCGCAGGTATCGGCGGGACATCGGCGCGGCTCTTGCGCACGAGATCATGCACGTGTATCTGCATCGCCTGGATCTGTCGTTCCCGGGGACTCGGGACAACGAGATCCTGACGGACACGGCGACGACGTATCTGGGCGCGGGCTGGCTGCTGCTGGACGCGTACCGGGAGGACGCGGTCTCCTCGCAGAAGCTGGGGTATCTGACGCCGGAGGAGTTCGGGTACGTGCTGGCGAAGCGGTCGCTGGTCTTCGGCGAGGATCCGTCGGTGTGGTTCACCAGTGCGCAGGCGTACGCGGCGTACGCGAAGGGGTTGGAGCGGGCGCGCGCCGACGAGCGGCAGCCGCCGCTGACGGCCGCCGGCTGGGCGGGACGGCGCCGGTACGCCCGCGACCGCCGTCAGGCCCAGGACCGCCGTCCGGGCGCGGCGGCCCCGGACTCGTCGTACGCCTTCGCCCCCGACCCGGGCAGGGGCCCGCTGCGGGTGACGTTCCCCTGCCCCACCTGCCACCAGCGGATCCGGGTGCCGGTGAAGGGGCGGGTGCGCGCGCGGTGCGGCCTGTGCCGGACGGTCCTGGAGTGCGACACCTAGGAACCCCGTCCGCCCTGGCCGCTCACGCCTGGGAGTCCCTCTCGGGGAGCCTCTCTCGGGGGGCCTCCCTCGGGGGGCCTCTACCCCTGGGCTCCGTACACCGCCCCCGGCGGCTTCGCCTGCGTCAGCAGCTTCTGTACGGCCTCTCCCGCCTCCGTCGGGCTCCAGCGGGCGCCCTTGTCGGCGGTGGGGCCGGGCCGCCAGCCCTCCATGACGGTGATCCGTCCGCCCTCGGCCTCGAAGACGCGCCCGGTGACGCCCGTGCTCGCGGCGGAGCCGAGCCAGACGACGAGGGGGGAGACGTTGTCCGGGGCCATGGCGTCGAAGCCGGTGTCGGGGGCCGCCATGGTCTCGGCGAAGGTCCGTTCCGTCATCCGGGTGCGGGCGGCGGGCGCGATCGCGTTGGCCTGGACGCCGTAGCGGGCGAGTTCGGCGGCGGCGACGAGCGTCAGGGCGATGATCCCGGCCTTGGCGGCGCTGTAGTTGCCCTGTCCGACCGAGCCGAGCAGCCCGGCCCCGCTGCTGGTGTCGACGATCCGGGCGACCGGAGTTCGGCCTGCCCTGGCCTCGGCCCGCCAGTGCGCGGCGGCGTGCTTCAGGGGCAGGAAGTGGCCTTTGAGGTGGACGCGTACGACGGCGTCCCAGTCGTCCTCGTCGAGGTTGACGAGCATCCGGTCGCGCAGGAAGCCGGCGTTGTTGACGAGGGTGTCGAGGCGGCCGTACGTCTCCAGGGCGGTCGTCACGAGGGAGGCGGCGCCCTCGGGGGTGGCGATGTCGCCGCCGTGGGCGACCGCCTCGCCGCCGGACGCGCGGATCTCGGCCGCGACCTGCCCGGCGGGGCTGTCGGGTCCTGGTGTGCCGTCGAGTCCGACGCCGAGGTCGTTGACGACGACCCGGGCGCCCTCGGCGGCGAAGGCGAGGGCGTGGGCCCGGCCGAGCCCGCGTCCGGCGCCGGTGACGACGACGACCCGGCCGTCGCAGATTCCGCTCATCTCACGCCTCCTGTCATTTCATGGCTTCTGTCGTCTCACGGCTCTTGTCGTCTCACGGCTCCTGTCACGTCACAGCTCCTGTCACGTCACAGCTCCTGTCACGTCACAGCTCCTGTCATCTCACGGCTCCTTGTTGGCGGTCGCGGCGTCGAGGAAGGCGGGCCGTTCGCCGCCGCCGTGCACGAGCAGGCTCGCTCCGGTGATGTAGGCGGCCGCGTCGGAGGCGAGGAAGACGGCCGCCGCGCCGATGTCGGCGGGCTGGGCGAGGCGGCCGAGGGGGACGGTGCGGGCGACGGCCTCGACGCCGTCCTCGCCGCCGTAGTGGAGATGGGCCAGCTCGGTGCGGACCATGCCGACGACGAGGGTGTTGACGCGGACCTCCGGCGCCCATTCCACGGCCATCGAGCGGGCCAGGTTCTCCAGACCGGCCTTGGCCGCGCCGTAGGCCGCCGATCCGGGCGAGGGGCGGCTGCCGCTGACGCTGCCGATCATCACGACCGATCCCTGGGCGCGTCTGAGGTGGTCGTAGGCGGCGAGGGAGACGGCGAGGGGGGCGAGGAGGTTGAGCTCGATCACGCGCACGTGGCGCTCGGACTCCGCGTCGGCGAGTCTGCGGTACGGCGCGCCGCCCGCGTTGTTGACCAGGACGTCGAGCCGGGGCAGGTCGACGAAGAGCCGGCGTACGGCGTCGGCGTCCCGTACGTCCAGCGGGACGAACTCGGTGTCCGTCGCCGGGACTTCGGGCGGTCGGCGGGCGCAGACCAGGACCTCGGCGCCCGCGCGGGCGAGGGAGCGCGCGATGCCGGCGCCCACGCCCCGGGTGCCGCCGGTGACGACGGCGACCTTCCCGTCCAGCTCCATTCGCTGCTACCTTTCACCTAACAAACGTTTGGTGGAAAGGTAGCTGATGCTTCCATGGGTGTCTCCACCTCGTCCCCCGAAAAGGGGATTTCTCTTGTCACGGTTGACGTCCCGCCCGTCAACGCGCTGCCGGTGAGCGGCTGGTTCGCGCTGGCCGACGCGGTGCGCGCGGCGGGCCGGGACCCGCAGGTGCGGTGCGTGGTGCTCGCGGCCGAGGGGCGGGGCTTCAACGCGGGCGTGGACATCAAGGAGTTGCAGGCGCAGGGCCCGGGCGCGCTCGTCGGCGCCAACCGGGGCTGCTTCGAGGCGTTCGCGGCGGTGTACGAGTGCGAGGTCCCGGTGGTGGCGGCGGTGCGGGGCTTCTGTCTGGGCGGGGGCGTCGGGCTCGTGGGGAACGCGGACGTGATCGTGGCGAGCGAGGACGCGGTGTTCGGGCTGCCCGAGCTGGACCGGGGCGCGCTGGGCGCGGCGACCCACCTGGCCCGGCTGGTCCCCCAGCATCTGATGCGCGCCCTGTACTTCACCTCGCGCACTGTCACGGCGGCGGAGCTGCACGCGCACGGCTCGGTGTGGCGGGTGGTGCCGCGCGCGGAGGTGGACGCCGCCGCGCTGGAGCTGGCGCGGGAGATCGCCGCGAAGGACGGGGAGCTGCTGCGGCTGGCCAAGGCGGCCATCAACGGCATCGACCCGGTGGACGTGCGCCGCAGTTACCGCTTCGAGCAGGGCTTCACCTACGAGGCGAGCGTCAGCGGGGTGGCCGACCGGGTTCGAGACGGTTTCGGGAAGGAGGGGGCGTAGATGGGCGACAAGACGATGACGGCCGACGAGGTCGTCTCCCGGCTGCACAGCGGCATGACCCTCGGCATCGGCGGCTGGGGCTCACGCCGTAAGCCGATGGCCCTGGTACGGGCGCTGCTCCGGTCGGAGGTCACGGACCTCACCGTCGTGTCGTACGGCGGCCCGGACGTCGGGATGCTCGCGGCGGCCGGCCGGATCCGCAGGCTGGTCGCGGCCTTCGTCACGCTCGACTCGATCCCGCTCGAACCGCACTACCGCGCGGCCCGCGAACGCGGGGCGTTCGAGCTGACGGAGGTCGACGAGGCGATGTTCATGTGGGGACTGCGCGCGGCCGCGAACCGGCTGCCCTTCCTGCCGGTCAGGGCGGGCGTCGGCTCGGACGTGATGCGGGTCAACCCCGGCCTGCGGACGGTGACTTCGCCGTACGAGGACGGGGAGACGTTCGTCGCGATGCCGGCCCTGCGGCTCGACGCGGCGCTGGTGCACGTCAACCGGGCCGACCGGCTGGGCAACGGGCAGTATCTGGGCCCGGACCCGTACTTCGACGACCTGTTCTGCGAGGCGGCGGACACGGCGTACATGTCCTGCGAACGGCTCGTCGACACGGCCGAGTTGACGAAGGAGGCCGCCCCGCAGACCTTGCTGGTCAAGCGGCATGTGGTGACGGGTGTCGTGGAGGCCCCCGGCGGCGCGCACTTCACGTCCTGCGCCCCCGACTACGGCCGGGACGAGGCGTGGCAGAAGCGGTACGCGACCACGCCGTGGCCACAGTTCGCGGCGGGCTATCTGGCAGCGGTCGAGGGGGAGTCATGAGCGAGGTCACCCGTGCCGAGTACTGCGTCGTGGCCTGCGCCGAGGCCTGGCGCGGTGCGGGCGAGATCCTGGCGAGCCCGATGGGCGCGGTCCCCTCCGTCGGCGCCCGGCTGGCCCGGCTCACGTTCGCGCCGGACCTGCTGCTCACCGACGGCGAGGCGACGATCGTCCGCCCGGACGGCACCGCCGAGGGCTGGCTGCCGTACCGCAAGCACCTGGACATGGTCACCGGCGGCCGACGGCACGTGATGATGGGCGCGAGCCAGATCGACCGGTACGGCAACCAGAACATCTCCTGCATCGGCGACTGGGCGAAGCCGGCGCGGCAGCTGCTCGGGGTGCGCGGGGCGCCGGTCAACACGCTCAACAACCCGACGAGTTACTGGATCCCCAGACACTCCCGGCGGGTGTTCGTGGAGAAGGCGGACCTGGTGTGCGGGGTGGGGTACGACCGGCTCGCCGAGCATCCCGGCACGGCCCGCTTCCACCGCATCCCCCGGGTCGTCTCCGACCTGGGCGTCTTCGACTTCGCCACACCCGACCACGCGATGCGGCTGGCCTCGGTGCATCCGGGGGTGACGGTGGAGCAGGTCCGGGAGGCGACGGGGTTCGACCTGGCGGTCCCGGACGAGGTGCCGTACACCCGTGAACCGACCGGCGAGGAGCTGCGGTTGATCCGCGAGGTGATCGATCCGGGGAACAGCCGCGCGCGTGAGGTGCCGGAGGGGACGAGGGCCTGATGGAGACCGCGCTGACCCGGCTGGTCGGGGTCCGGCACCCGATCGTGCAGACCGGGATGGGCTGGGTGGCCGGTCCGCGTCTGGTGTCGGCGGTGGCGAACGCGGGGGCGCTGGGCGTCCTGGGTTCGGCGACGATGACCGTGGACGGGCTGCGGGAGGCGGTCCGTGAGGTGAGGTCCCGTACGGACGCGCCGTTCGGGGTGAATCTGCGGGCCGACGCGGCGGACGCGGGCGACAGGGTGCGGATCATCGTCGACGAGGGCGTGCGGGTCGCGTCGTTCGCGCTGGCGCCGTCCCCGGAGCTGATCGCGGAGCTGAAGGAGGCCGGGGTCGTCGTGATCCCCTCCGTCGGCGCGCGACGGCACGCCGAGAAGGTCGCCGCGTGGGGGGCGGACGCGGTGATCGTGCAGGGCGGGGAGGGCGGCGGGCACACCGGCGAGGTGGCGACGACCGTGCTGCTGCCGCAGGTGGTGGACGCGGTGGACATCCCGGTCGTGGCGGCGGGCGGCTTCTTCGACGGACGGGGGCTGGTCGCGGCGCTGGCGTACGGCGCGGCGGGGGTCGCCCTGGGGACGCGGTTCCTGCTGACCTCGGACTCGACGGTGCCGGAGGCGGTGAAGGCCCGCTATCTGGCGGCGACGGTCCGGGACGTCACGGTCACCCGGGCGGTGGACGGCCTCCCGCACCGCATGCTGCGCACGGATCTGGTGGCCGCCCTGGAGCACTCCGGCCGGGCGCGAAGAGTCCTGCACGCGGTCCGCCGGGCGGCCGGCTTCCGCAAGCTCTCCGGTCTCACCTGGCCGCAGCTGGTCCGCGACGGTCTGGCCATGAAGCACGGCAAGGAGCTGTCCTGGAGCCAGGTCCTGCTCGCCGCCAACACACCCATGCTGCTGAAGTCGGCGATGGTGGACGGCCGTACGGATCTCGGCGTGATGGCCTCCGGGCAGGTCGCCGGGGTGATCGACGACCTGCCGTCGTGCGCGGAGCTGGTGGAGCGGATCACGAAGGAGGCGGAGGAGATCCGGGAACGGCTCGCCCACTCCCTTTGAAAGGCCTCAGAGCCTCTCGTTGAAAGGCCTCAGAGCCTCTCGATGATCGTCACGTTCGCCTGCCCCCCGCCCTCGCACATCGTCTGGAGTCCGAAGCGGCCGCCCGTGCGCTCCAGTTCGTGCAGGAGGGTCGTCATCAGTTTGACGCCCGTCGCGCCGAGGGGGTGGCCGAGGGCGATGGCGCCGCCGTTGACGTTGACCTTGTCCGGGTCCGCGCCGGTCTCCTTCAGCCAGGCCAGGACGACGGGGGCGAAAGCCTCGTTGATCTCGACGAGGTCCATGGCGTCGATGGTGAGGCCGGTCTTCTTCAGGGCGTGGGCGGTGGCGGGGATCGGGGCGGTCAGCATGCGGATGGGGTCCTCGCCGCGCACGGAGAGGTGGTGCACGCGCGCGCGGGGCGTCAGCCCGTGCTCGCGCACGGCTTGCTCCGAGGCCAGCAGCATGGCCGCCGCTCCGTCGGAGACCTGCGAGGAGCAGGCGGCGGTGACGGTGCCGCCGTCGATGACGGGCTTCAGTGCGGCCATCTTCTCCAGCGAGGTGTCCCGGCGCGGCCCTTCGTCGGCCGTGACCTCGCCGTAGGCGACGGTCTCCCGCGCGAACCGCCCTTCGTCGATCGCCCGTATCGCGCGCTGGTGGGAGCGCAGGGCGAACTCCTCCTGGTCCTGCCTGCTGACGCCCCACTTGGCGGCGATCATCTCGGCGCCGGCGAACTGGTTCACGGGCCGGTCGCCGTAGCGGGCGCGCCAGCCCTCGCTGCCGGCGAAGGGGCCCTGGGTGAAGCCGAGCGGCTCGGCGGCCTGGCGGGTGGCGAAGGCGATCGGGATCTGCGACATGTTCTGCACGCCGCCCGCGACGACCAGGTCCTGGGTGCCGGACAGGACGGCCTGCGCGGCGAAGTGCACGGCCTGCTGCGAGGACCCGCACTGGCGGTCGACGGTCACGCCCGGCACCTCCTCGGGCAGTCCGGCGGCCAGCCAGCACGTCCGGGCGATGTCCCCGGCCTGCGGCCCGACCGTGTCCAGGCAGCCGAAGACGACGTCCTCGACGGCCGCCGGGTCGACGCCCGCGCGCGCGAGAAGTTCCTTCAGCACGTGCGCGCCGAGATCCGCCGGGTGCACCCCGGCGAGCCCTCCCCTGCGCCGCCCTACGGGCGTACGGACCGCTTCGACGATATAGGCCTCGGCCATGGCGACTCCCCAGTGGTTTACGTGCGTACGGCGATCCCGTCCAGCACCATCGACAGGTACTGCCGGGCGATCTCCTCGGGGCTGTGCTGTCCGCCGGGCCGGTACCAGGAGGCGGCGACCCAGACGGTGTCGCGGACGAACCGGTAGGCGAGACGGACGTCGAGGTCGGCCCGGAAGACCCGGCCCTCGACCCCGCGTTCCAGCGTGGAGAGCCACGCCTTCTCGAACCTGCGCTGCGACTCGGCGAGGAACGCGAACCGTTCCTGCGCGACCAGTTGCTTGCTCTCCTTCTGATAGATCGCGACGGCGGCGCGGTGCCGGTCGATCTCCCGGAACGACTCGGTGACCAGGGCTTCCAGGGTCTCGCGGGGGCCCGTCCCGGCGGCCAGGACGGTGTCGTAGCCGTCCCACAGCTCGTCGAGGAAGGTGCGCAGGATCTCCTCCAGCATCGACTCCTTGGAGTCGAAGTGGTAGTAGAGGCTGCCCGCGAGCATGCCCGCGTGGTCGGCGATCTTGCGCACGGTGGTGGCGTTGTAGCCCTGTTCGGCGAACACCTCGGCTGCGGTGTTGAGCAACTCGCCGCGACGCGCGGGGGCGGCGGTCACCTGGGGCTTCTTCTTGGTCGGCACGAACACATTGTGGTCCTAGGCGTGCTGGCTGCTGACGGCGACGACCTCGCCGGTCATGTACGAGGAGTAGCCGGAGGCCAGGAACACGATCACGTTGGCCACCTCCCAGGGCTCGGCGTACCGTCCGAAGGCCTCGCGCGCGGTGAGTTCCTCCAGCAGTTCGGGGGTGGTGACCTTCGCCAGGTGCGGATGCATGGCGAGGCTCGGCGCGACGGCGTTGACCCGCACCCCGTAGGCGGCGGCCTCGATCGCCGCGCACCGGGTCAGGGCCATCACGCCCGCCTTCGCGGCGGCGTAGTGCGCCTGTCCGGCCTGGGCGCGCCAGCCGACGACGGAGGCGTTGTTGACGATGACGCCGCCGCCGGTCCGGCGCATGTGCCGCAGGGCGGCGCGGGTGCATCGGAACGTGCCGTTCAACGTGACGTCCAGGACTCTGTCCCACTGTTCGTCGGTCATGTCCACGAGGGGCGCGGTCCCGCCGAGGCCCGCGTTGTTGACGACGACGTCCAGTCGGCCGTGCTCGCGCACCGCCGTGTCGAACAAGGCCTGTATCTGGGTCTCGTCGGTGACGTCGCAGGGCAGCGCGGACACCGACGCCGCGCCGAACTCCTCGGCCAGCTCCGCCTCGGACGACTTGAGCCGGCGGGTGTGCGCGTCGCTGATCAGCACGCGCGCGCCCTCCTCCAGGAAGCGGCGGGCGGTCGCCCCGCCGATTCCCGCGCCGGCCGCCGCGGTGACGACGGCGGTGCGGCCCTTCAGCAGCCCGTGTCCGGGCTCGTATGCCGGACTCTCGACGCCTGTCATAGGGTCACGCTAACCTACCAAACACTTGTTAGGGAAGGATGGCCACGATGGATCTCGCCGTCACACAGGCCGAGGACGCCTTCCGCGCCGAGGCGCGCGCCTGGCTCGCCGCGCATGTGCCGCCCGAGCCGCTGCCTTCCCTGGAGACGGCCGAGGGCTTCGCGGCGCACCGCGCGTGGGAGGCCGAACTGGCCGCGGACCGCTGGTCGGCGGTGAACTGGCCGACGGAGTACGGCGGCCGGGACTGCGGTCTGATCCGCTGGCTGGTCTTCGAGGAGGAGTACTGGGCGGCCGACGCGCCCGGACGCGTCAATCAGAACGGGATCAGCCTGCTCGCCCCGACCCTCCTCGACCACGGCACGCCGGAGCAGTGCGCCCGGGTCCTGCCGCCGATGGCCGCCGGCGAGACCGTGTGGGCGCAGGCCTGGTCGGAGCCGGAGGCCGGTTCGGATCTGGCGTCCCTGCGCTCCAGGGCGGTGCGCGCGGCGGGCGGCTGGCGCTTGAGCGGTCAGAAGACCTGGTCCTCCCGCGCGGCCTTCGCCGACCGCGCCTTCGGCCTGTTCCGCACGGACCCCGACGCGCCCAAGGCGCATCAGGGGCTGAGCTATCTGATGTTCGACCTGCGCGCCCCGGGGGTCACGGTCCGTCCGATCGGCCGCCTCGACGGGAAGCCGGCGTTCGCCGAGCTGTTCCTGGACGAGGTGTTCGTGCCGGACGAGGACCTGATCGGGGAGCCCGGCGCGGGCTGGCGGATCGCGATGTCGACGGCGGCCAACGAGCGCGGTCTCACCCTGCGCTCCCCCGGCCGTTTCCTGGCGGCCGCCGACCGCCTGCGCACCCTCTGGCAGGAGCGGGGCAGCCCCCCGCAGACGCGCAGCCGCGTGGCCGACGCGGTCATCGGCGCCCGCGCCTACCAGCTGTTCACCTACGCGGCCGCCTCCCGCTTCCTGGCCGGCGAGCGGCTCGGCCCGGAGTCCAGCCTGAACAAGGTCTTCTGGTCGGAGCTCGACATCGCGCTGCACGAGACGGCGCTCGACCTGCTCGGCGAGGAGGGCGAGCGGGCGGACACCGACTGGGCGGAGCGGTACGTCTTCTCCCTGGCCGGCCCGATCTACGCGGGGACGAACGAGATCCAGCGCGACATCGTCGCCGAGCGCCTGCTCGGCCTGCCGAAGGGACGCCGCTGATGCGCTTCCTCCTCGACGCCGAGCAGCGGGCGTTCGCCGACTCCCTGGACGCGATGCTGACGGCCGCCGACACCCCGAAGGCGATACGGGAGTGGAGCCGCGGCGAGCACACGAGCGGGCGTGCACTGTGGTCCCGGCTCGCCGACGCGGGCGTGTTCGCGCTGGCGGTGCCGGAGGCGTACGAGGGACTCGGGCCGCGCCCTGTGGAACTCGCGCTGGCCTTCGTGGAGTTGGGGCGGCACGCGGTGCCCGGGCCGCTGGTGGAGACGGTGACCGCGGCGGCCCTGGTCCGTGAACCGGGCCCGGCGAAGCGGCTGTTGCCCGCGCTGGCCTGCGGCGAGTCGATGGCGACGGTGGCGTACGAGGGGTCGTACGCGCTCGACGGCGATCTGGCGGACGTACGACTGTCGCTGGCCCCCGACGGTCTGCGTCTCGCCCCCGGGCACGAGGCGACACGTCCCTCCCTGGACCCGGCGCGGCGGCTCGCGCGGCTCCGGCCGGGCGGTGAACTGCTCGCCGTCCGCCCGCCCGTGCGGGAGGCCCTGCTCTGGGCCCGGCTGGCCACCGCCGCACAGGCCCTCGGGGTCGGACTGGCGCTGCTGGAGCGGACGGTGGCGTACGTCGGGCAGCGCACGCAGTTCGGCGCGCCGGTCGGCTCGTTCCAGGCGGTCAAGCATCGGCTGGCGGACGCGAGGATCGCCCTGGAGTTCGCCCGGCCGCTGGTCCTGGGGGCCGCCGTGACGATGACGCCGGCGGATGTGGCCGCGGCCAAGGTGAGCGCCTGCGAGGCGGCGTACGCGACGGCCCGGACGGCGCTTCAACTGCACGGCGCGATCGGCTACACGGCCGAGTACGACCTCTCGCTCTGGCTGACCAAGGCCCGCGCCCTGCGCACGGCGTGGGGCACGCCGGACGAGTGCAGGGCGGACGCGCTCGGGGCCTGACCGCGGTCGCCCTCAGGCGGTCACCTTGGCGACGAAGGCGGCGAGGTTGGCGACGGTCCGCCGGATCTTCTCCTCCAGGGTGATGGTCTCGGGCAGTCGGGCCCCGATGCCCGCGTCGCGCCTGCCGCGCACGTAGAGCGAGCAGGCGAGGTCCGCGCACAGGTAGGCGCCCACCGAGTTGCCCTGCTGTCCGGCCCGGCCCGCCTTCGGCGCGACCATCAGGCAGACGCCGCCGGAGTGGGTGGTCAGGCACATCGAGCACATGCTGCGCCGCGCCTGCCCGACGGCTGCGGCGGAGGCACGCAGGACGAGCGCCTTCGGGCCGCCGTCCAGCTCGACGGCGAGGTAGGCCCGGTCGGGGGCCTGGGGGTCGCGCCAGCCGAGGTAGTCCAGGTCGCCCCAGGGCCGGTCGGCCAGATCGCGCGGGACGGTCAGGCGCTTCGCCTCGCCCTTGGTGCAGTTCACGAAGGCGGCACGGATCTCCTGCTCGGTCAGCGGCTTCACGAGGGTGAGG
This window of the Streptomyces sp. NBC_01275 genome carries:
- a CDS encoding CoA-transferase subunit beta, encoding MSEVTRAEYCVVACAEAWRGAGEILASPMGAVPSVGARLARLTFAPDLLLTDGEATIVRPDGTAEGWLPYRKHLDMVTGGRRHVMMGASQIDRYGNQNISCIGDWAKPARQLLGVRGAPVNTLNNPTSYWIPRHSRRVFVEKADLVCGVGYDRLAEHPGTARFHRIPRVVSDLGVFDFATPDHAMRLASVHPGVTVEQVREATGFDLAVPDEVPYTREPTGEELRLIREVIDPGNSRAREVPEGTRA
- a CDS encoding nitronate monooxygenase family protein translates to METALTRLVGVRHPIVQTGMGWVAGPRLVSAVANAGALGVLGSATMTVDGLREAVREVRSRTDAPFGVNLRADAADAGDRVRIIVDEGVRVASFALAPSPELIAELKEAGVVVIPSVGARRHAEKVAAWGADAVIVQGGEGGGHTGEVATTVLLPQVVDAVDIPVVAAGGFFDGRGLVAALAYGAAGVALGTRFLLTSDSTVPEAVKARYLAATVRDVTVTRAVDGLPHRMLRTDLVAALEHSGRARRVLHAVRRAAGFRKLSGLTWPQLVRDGLAMKHGKELSWSQVLLAANTPMLLKSAMVDGRTDLGVMASGQVAGVIDDLPSCAELVERITKEAEEIRERLAHSL
- a CDS encoding acetyl-CoA C-acetyltransferase, whose translation is MAEAYIVEAVRTPVGRRRGGLAGVHPADLGAHVLKELLARAGVDPAAVEDVVFGCLDTVGPQAGDIARTCWLAAGLPEEVPGVTVDRQCGSSQQAVHFAAQAVLSGTQDLVVAGGVQNMSQIPIAFATRQAAEPLGFTQGPFAGSEGWRARYGDRPVNQFAGAEMIAAKWGVSRQDQEEFALRSHQRAIRAIDEGRFARETVAYGEVTADEGPRRDTSLEKMAALKPVIDGGTVTAACSSQVSDGAAAMLLASEQAVREHGLTPRARVHHLSVRGEDPIRMLTAPIPATAHALKKTGLTIDAMDLVEINEAFAPVVLAWLKETGADPDKVNVNGGAIALGHPLGATGVKLMTTLLHELERTGGRFGLQTMCEGGGQANVTIIERL
- a CDS encoding TetR/AcrR family transcriptional regulator codes for the protein MPTKKKPQVTAAPARRGELLNTAAEVFAEQGYNATTVRKIADHAGMLAGSLYYHFDSKESMLEEILRTFLDELWDGYDTVLAAGTGPRETLEALVTESFREIDRHRAAVAIYQKESKQLVAQERFAFLAESQRRFEKAWLSTLERGVEGRVFRADLDVRLAYRFVRDTVWVAASWYRPGGQHSPEEIARQYLSMVLDGIAVRT
- a CDS encoding SDR family oxidoreductase, yielding MTGVESPAYEPGHGLLKGRTAVVTAAAGAGIGGATARRFLEEGARVLISDAHTRRLKSSEAELAEEFGAASVSALPCDVTDETQIQALFDTAVREHGRLDVVVNNAGLGGTAPLVDMTDEQWDRVLDVTLNGTFRCTRAALRHMRRTGGGVIVNNASVVGWRAQAGQAHYAAAKAGVMALTRCAAIEAAAYGVRVNAVAPSLAMHPHLAKVTTPELLEELTAREAFGRYAEPWEVANVIVFLASGYSSYMTGEVVAVSSQHA
- a CDS encoding acyl-CoA dehydrogenase family protein, whose translation is MDLAVTQAEDAFRAEARAWLAAHVPPEPLPSLETAEGFAAHRAWEAELAADRWSAVNWPTEYGGRDCGLIRWLVFEEEYWAADAPGRVNQNGISLLAPTLLDHGTPEQCARVLPPMAAGETVWAQAWSEPEAGSDLASLRSRAVRAAGGWRLSGQKTWSSRAAFADRAFGLFRTDPDAPKAHQGLSYLMFDLRAPGVTVRPIGRLDGKPAFAELFLDEVFVPDEDLIGEPGAGWRIAMSTAANERGLTLRSPGRFLAAADRLRTLWQERGSPPQTRSRVADAVIGARAYQLFTYAAASRFLAGERLGPESSLNKVFWSELDIALHETALDLLGEEGERADTDWAERYVFSLAGPIYAGTNEIQRDIVAERLLGLPKGRR